Within the Salvia hispanica cultivar TCC Black 2014 chromosome 4, UniMelb_Shisp_WGS_1.0, whole genome shotgun sequence genome, the region taacttcttattaattccaagagtggacttagcatgaaacgcttatttattattcatagagtaatcaaactccaactagctaggttccgaataataaaactttgtttcgcgctcctcttgaggacattatcaaacgagactcagctcgcgcacgattcaatataatagaaatcctagcaccgctagatattgatcaccactacccaatatatcaggatcattgggttacgaaaaacccgcaccatttgataagtcaaagtaatgcataatcaataccgtatgctcaatgctaacctacattgattaagaaacaaatatttatcaagacctcgcctttcagtagatagcataagggctaagtcttgctgttagatccgttcaatgctataccacaccaatgtcattttattttagtaaggcttagaaatatgcggactgacattgcaacctttctcgatggatagtcaaattccaattaggttgtgaaattcatttttttctttgtttagaactgaccgtgttaccttaaagtggacgacgcccacaaccggtctactaaaacaaagacttagactttgttaagttaacttatacatttaaacatgcattaacatccattaaatgtaaaacattacaacattattacaaaaataatctgttttattcattggaaaataaaataacagttttacagtattcaatcactcgaaacgtgatttctaggaTACAAACTCTAACTCTGCTGCATCATCTGCTGCTGCATCTGGGGCATACCTCCCCACCCCGGCGCTGACTGCCCGCCGCTCGCCTGCACCCCGTCGGGCATCCCCACGGCATCCCCCCTGCATCCCCCCGGCGCTccagccatcatccccatcaactGATTCCAAGGGAGGTTAAACCCTGGGCCCATCTGGCCCCATCCAGATCCCATGGGTACTTGTGGGAGTATGAGAGCCGCTTGTCGCCggactggactcgttgttgttgtccatcggtcgatgttgctcttgtacagaaatttagagagagagaaaactcgttaaaataagtggtgcaaatgaaaatgaaactaaaatcgcgtatatataggttttcaaaaaaaaaaaaaatgaaaatatgcgctggccgatcgctggctgatcggcacgccacaatggcggccaacgcatcggccagcgcccctgaatcggctagcccacgccgattttcTCGCCGATTCGTCGCTGGCCgactgcaatggttcggctagccgctattgtggatgctcttaagaCTGGCCTGGAAGTGgtttcatccaaaaaaaaaaaactaaagagGTGAAAAATGACCACATTTGTGAATAATGTAAATGCTAGAGGTTAGTCATGCTAATTTTTTTGCAAGAGTATAAGGTATGAGAActcaaaatactagtactaggtACTAGACAAGTAGTTGATCTAAgatagagtgaactacgtaaatggtatctgatctttcattttcgcacgtaaatgatacctgatctttattttatatcgtttttgatacccagtgacaaaaataaccctaggtaccaaacgtgtgatttttttgttatggaggatatttttgaaaatttctattaaatagtactccctccgtcccaaggaagatgaccttccttgggcggcatGCGATTTTATGcatctttattttgtgtgttaagtgaagagaggaaagtaagagagagggaatgaagtagagataaatgtgtttccaatttagtaatgggtcatcttggttgggacaaaccaaaaaagaaagtgggtcatctttagtgggacggagggagtaccaaacatgtgtttattttttttatcttttgtttcttcttcttctttctttttcttcattttattctttctttttagtattttatcttcctttcttctttctttttctccttaatttatgtttcctcttttttcttctctcttttttttcttctttctttttagtgttttatacatacatctaattgcattcataatataaatcaagaacaaaacacctaattaaattaattatttaaaataattaaatcaatttaaatatttttattgaattattttatactcactTTAGGGTTGAAAAACCTTACTAAAAATATCCAACTcttaatatcattatgaatacaattcgcaattttaaatttttattaagactatattgaccagttattaatttaatttaaaattaataataataataataataataataatataatattatgtgattcataatttaaataattatactataattattattaattacaactagttttagtattataacaataatattattacaataattaaatataattataactataattataattaaatatatttgaatgatattaaaaaattgatgaataataataataataataataataataataataataataataataataataataataataataataataataataatataaagagtgagatgaatgagagaagatattataatatcacttttggaaCTTAGTTTTGTGTATGTCCAGAATAACCTTAATacacaaatggaaaaaaatatttgtttagagggCATTTTGGGGTGAAAATTGTATCaagtaccaaaaatgtgatttataggtaccaaaaacgatataaaataaagatcaggtaccatttatgtgcgaaagtgaacgATCgtgtaccatttatgtagttcactcttgaAGATAAGCGAGTGTTGTGGgataaaaatctatatttatatacatggCCTAtataagtaaaagaaaatgaatataaaaaaaaaacacaatctAATTGTACAAAGTTTTTGTTGTATTTCTCGGTTGTTTCAAtgttttccttattttatgtattcttTGTTTCCCAATATTTTCTGAtgtgaaaatgaatataaaaaaaaacacaatctAATTGTACAAAGTTTTTGTTGTATTTCTCGACTGTTTCAAtgtttccttattttatgtattcttTGTTTCCCAATATTTCCTGAtgtaatatattaaaactaaatgTATGGTGtcatttactttatatttGTCTTTAAAAACAATAGTGGGACCCATTTTATTGTTAGGGTTTAATGGTGCACCTTAGTTTTTAAATTGCAGATAAATTGATGTGAGTTGGGGAGAAGGAAatggactatttttatgggacatacagaaaaaggaaagtattcttatttttatgggaatgatggattaatatttatggactaattctattaaataatttttattactttatgcTTTGAAAATACAATAAGATGCGTATCGCACGGGTGATACACTAGAGtttgtatataaatttgaacTTTTGTAACATTAgtctatttaaaaatttgtatacatatgatttaatttgtactCCCTTGGTATCACAAAGTttgttacatatttttttttttgtccgtcccataaaatctATCACATctcactttaattttttatagtagtgAACCCCACATTTTACTAAATCTGCCTAAaagtttattataaaattgatatataaatgtaggatttacatttcataaaaGTAGAATTCACATTACACTTTGATTATATTTCTCAAACCAtggtaatttaaaatatgacaaatttgtGGGATGGAGAGTATTAAACATATTCATAATCTATATTGATTATTACTCATATATTGTGTGGACTCGTTTGTAGTTTTGGGTCATATCCGACAAAGAATGGTTCGTaaaatctttttcatttttgttactctctctatttcttcatagttgagtcattttaccatttcaggaagtttcttcatagttgagtcattttcatatatggtaacttttttctctctcttactttactctctcttactttactctctctactttattcactttatactttattctctctaccttttcctctctctaaaacttcgtgccgaaaagtttcgcaTCAACCATGAAGAAACAGAGTGAGTACCTTTTATCCacaaaactttttatttatggtgtcagtgattttatttaagcaatataaaattaatattgtgaTGACGTAAAAAGGAATATATATTCTCTAGTATTGAAATGCATGAAAAGTGGCTTACATGAAATAGTACGAGTTTCCAATGTTTTATTAAGGTGATTAAATGGTCTTACCATTACCTATTTCGACCATATGTGTTGAAAGAGTGTTGTTTGCAATGAAATTAATCAAGTAAGAGTTGGCTACTTGGATCACGGGACATAGTAAGTATATTTctctacaaaataattattaattttttatttttttaattattatttactatGTTCGACCCACGATGCACATTTCCTTGATTGTGATTGCTCTTGGAAGAAGTCAATAGTTTCTTAAGACAatagtacattattatatGTGGAAATTGCAACATACAAGTGCAATGTATTCGTCAGTATGCGTAACACTATACAataagaattaagaaatacATAATTCAATCTCATCATACTAAACTTCAACGCAAATGTTACAAAACAAGAAGTGGAACTTTGGGTTGAAATCGGTAAAAGAACacaataattcttaaaatcgtGATCTAAGATGTGAAGTGGGAGTAGGATCAACTAAAGCAAGAGCTCTCAACTCTTGGACTTGATGGAACACTGACATATATATATCTTCAAGAATCACCCACACTTCAATTCCATCACCATTTTGAGTGTCCAACAACCAAACCCTATTCCAAACTGATCCAATCTCTGAATCATTGCTAGCATCGCATTTACTACACCACACTGGCTTACCCCATCCGAAATCAATATCGTAAATATTCAGACCACATAAACTTGAGATGGGAAAAATGTCGAATTCGTCACAATATTCAGCCCATTGTTGTCGGAGATTCTGGTAATAGCCCATCAGTCCTCCATCACCACGCATCCTGTCGATGTACTCGCCATCGATCTTGTTTATGGAGCCCCTCATTTTCGTGATTAGTGCTCCCAACTCGACATTTCCATCGTTGTTGCTCATCGCGGGCGCCAGTGCTAGGAAATTGCCGAAGCATTCTTGAGGGAACGGTGGTTGGGCTCGTCGGCGGAGGTCCAATGTTTGTGTGAGACATGAAGTAGATTTTCCATTTGCAAAAGACGCAGATATGAAGCACTTCCAAATTAGCGCTACCACAACTTCAACACGCGAAGGCCGCTCAACATCGGATACTTTTGATTTTAGTGATGATATTGCCCATTTGTTAAATACGTATCTGTTCAGATATTAAATGTATATACAACAATTGTCTTAAAATAAACACTCAATTTGTTAAGGACGCAGTGTCCACATTGGTTGTGAAAACAATGTGTATGGATTTCATAGATTAAACgaactctctttctctcttaacAAGCTCATCTTTTTGAATGAGTTTTCATGTTTGGTTAGTAACATTGGAAGATATCCATGACCAACGAGTACAATTGGAAGCCGACTCAGACTAGTGGCCGGTGACTAACGAGAACTCAGAGCGGTGGTTTGACAAAGAACAAGTCGTGACAAATAAGTCATTAAGGGAGGTTGATTGATACAGACTCAATGTCCCACATTAACttaaccaaaaaaagaaggagaatatttattcaatcttactacctccatccacaaaaataaataaagttgtaaATGACATGTGTtttaaagtaatagagagagGGAAAATGTGGTAAAAGTAATATTAGTAGATTGTGATGTCCATATTTAGAATGATGTGTAAGGTTaatattggtttaattttggtggacgacccgtttatttttggtggacggaggtagtaattaaCTTAAAGCGGCGAATATTTATTCCTCACCTTCTTACGATTGATTTCCCAATCTTTGCGATATCATAGTGAGAACCAAGCTGCGCCGGCATTTGCTCTTTCTGAGGAAACATATACTGCGCGATGTAGTTGGGAAAAACCGCCTCCTTACCCCCACGCGCCGCCGTGGCCCACGACCGAACAACGGAAAACATGGTGACCCCATCACACAACTTGTGCCACAAAATGCCACCTATCGTAAAGCCACCGCAGTCGAAATAGCTGACTTGTATCATCATGACGGCAGAGTCAGGGCCGGGCTTAGCTCCCCAATCGGTATCGCACGGCAGCAGAAGATCGGGCCGCGGATTCGTGAGAAGCTCCGACAGATTGTGGCCTCTGAATCTGGCGATGGTGAAGGGAACGCCGGCGTCGTTGCAGTCGATGAATTCACCCTCAACGCTGGCTCTCCCAGCCAAAGGGTAGAAGCGGCTCAAAATAACGGACAATGATCGCCTCAATGAATCTGGATCGTTGATTTTTTGGGTTGTGTTTGGATAATAGAGGACGAATGGATTAGCCAATGGCGGGAAAATCTGGTCCAGCATCGAAAAATTGTACCTCCGGAGATTTTCAGGAGTTGGACAAGATGGCCTCACGTTCTCTCTTAACATTATTTCacattccattttttaattttctaaggATATTTTGGGTTCTTTGAATGCTGACAACTTATAGAGCCAATCTGAATTAGAAATTAGATAATTAGTTCCTCACgaaaacaataattatactaatcaCGAAAATCATGTGTTCAACttagtaatataaataggtCAGATTATTGAAAACTatcaaaaacacaaaaacactAATGTTAGTGAGGACGCACTGTGTGTaaagaaacattttttttatggttaaatgaacataaattaCTCGAACATGAAAAGTCTCAGGCATTATTAACTTTTCTACTACTTAGCCAACTCACACAGactatattttgttgttttagtaTATAAACAAATGATGATAATTATGGTAAACAAACGTGATAgttatattgaaaaattaaaaaatgaaacttatcCACACCATCCTTTCTTATATAGTCACAAATGGTTTATTGACTgggttaaaatttaaaaaggcaCAAAATTCAGATATGCACTAGGGATAgagaaaaataccgaaatatcagtcttatcgtaccgaaaaaatacaTGATAATATCGTGGcacggtatgataccttatTAAAAGGTTTTGGTAAGGTAAGGGATATGTGTGTATTTGTGCTGATGTGTATGTGAGTGTGTGTGCATACGTGCTGATGTTTATGTATATGtgtaaaaattttcaattattataaattttacgtttttgttattataataTTGAGAAGAtactaaaatatagtactaatataatatgttgaataattttattaaatttgaaataagaagaaaagaaagtggAATGGAAAGACCATTgctaaatagataaaatagatattattctcataaaaatggaatgatgattcctaaaaaatatataccaaacaaaaagaaagaatagaaTAGAAATAGGCTCTCTATGATTCTATTCTCAAATTTCATTCTATTATACCAaacattatataatattatatgcgTGGAAAAGGAATAAGgactaattaaaattgttgtgCCGATTATGCAAAATTGTGTCATTTATTATCGCATTCGCGTGCTGCGTTTTATCCCACAGGAGATTCTTCTCCACAaaagatataattaaaataattcacatatgTTTCCTTCCAGCTAAATTTACcgaatcaaatttaaaataaaatagcgATTCATAACTTATATTTTGTGATCAAATTGTTAGCTCTAATTCAGCCTAGCTACACAGAATTTAAcccgtccaaaaaaataaaacaaaatagtaattcaaaattttccagTAGTCGTGGTTGGATTTGCTGATTTGggttattagttttattaattttctagtCTTTTGGTTACGCATAGTaattcctccgtcccattaaatatgcaacatttagaaattgacacgagtttttatgtagtgttgttttgtgagttaacgaatagagaataaagtaagagaaatgcaaaagtagagatatagatgtttccattttaggaaacgttttatttttaataggacaaactaaaaaggaacaCGTTATATTTCtaatgggatagagggagtattattttgtttgttgacGATTACATGGTTCGTTAATAAGTTATTAcctccatccacaaaaaatagagcaagtTGTAAAcaacacgggttttaatgcgtaattgataaagaaagagagaatgcGAGAAAATGTGGTAACAATAGTGTTAGTAAATTGCGGGATCCACATTTAGAATGATGTGTATGGTTACTATTGGTttaaaactttctatttttagaattagtctaattttaatggatgactcaaaatggtaaaaccggtctattttttgtggacggagatAGTATTTGTTagcatgttttaaaaatcggatcgGACTGGACCGGCTGATACAACCGGTTTGGCGAACCGGTGCTTGGTCCGGTCTAAAAATCAGATCAGACTGACCTGTTCAACCGATTCGGCCGCGACCAGTGGTTGAACTAACCCGACCAGTTGAACAGTGAACCAGTAGCTTCGATAGTTCGCTTACCGATCcagtttttaaaacattggttaGCATAGACAAAGACAACgaagaaatggaaaataatatattacgGTCGTGAATCTAATTAGGTAATGAAGATATCTAGAGAAAATCTTGTTTCAGCGTGTATAATGGGATATACCATAAAATTTCGTGTGATGCATGGCGATCAAGGGTTGTCCACAAGATACGTAatattaggaaaaaaaaatctatttgtCGAAAAATCAACATGGGACAATTAGGGACGAATTTGTCAATTGAGAcagaatttaatatttttttaatgcgtCACTCATCGGAAGAGATCCAAATAGCGTCACTGATGTCATGGTCGAGACCCAAGTTGTCTGCTGCATAACCTTGATCACTACAAAACAAATGCTAATTACTGAGTATATCTATTTGTTTAGTAAAAAAATGGCCAAACCCATACGACAAAGCAAAAGACAAGTTATCGAATACCGTGTGTACTCAGTAATTTTGGCAATATATACAAGTGTTTAATACTCCTCTGGCCataaaaattgacaaatttgTGAGTgagataagaaaaaagaaagagaaaaaaaggtagTAAATTGAGTGTcagtggattgtggggtcaCATTACAAATGACGTGTATGATAATTAGTTGTTGAAaagttttcatatttagacTTTGTCTAATTTTGGAAGACGgtccaaaatggtaaaactagtctattttttgggacggatgaagtatatatTATCTCTATCCTATATAAATagtctctttttttttgtgtccCACAAAATTAGACCCTTTTTACAATTGGTAAATTTTTCTCTCGTATGAGGTGGGCCTCATTGTGTCATGACTGAATTTTGCTAAGGATAACATGCTCGGTTTATCATGACCTGAAGTGGGTTAAAGCAGCTGGGAAAAAAGGGGAAGCACAACTGatcataatttcataaaaataggaTAATTGAGATTAACTTGAAAATATCAGAGTTATattcaaacataataaaactGAACATAAGATTGAGTTTAACTTGTAGCGGAAGGGTTCAAGAGCGAATGAGATCGTGTATGGAGACACGATGCATTCAAGCACTAAAATATCGAAATACGTTCGCAATCTTTGGTCAACACCGCTCATCGTcatcactgctcaacctgcatatttttataatatattaaatacaaGATGCGGTTACTTTACACTCTCTCCACTCCCTTGGCCGTGGACGTAGATCGCATTGATCGAACCACGTAAATTTTTGTGTCTATTAgccaatttatattttcattatcttGTCTTTGTTATTACTATTCTATTTTTGGGCTACTAGTTTGAATTGGAAATCCAATTCCTAATAAAAGAGATGGATTGCAACAGAATTAATCCACTATAGTACAATATTGTTATTTAGATTGTTCTTATTGCTGAGTTTGCTAGCTTATTAATTTAGGTTTAGTTGAGAAGCTACAACTACATAtattcattactaaaaatagaaacacatttatctctactccattctctctcttactttacactctccacttaacacattagaaaaagttatataaattctcgtgccgcccaaggtgccgcccaaggaagggtCATCTTCCTTTAATACAATACAAACATTACACACTATATCTTTCAGCAATGGTTTatcttttttccctttaatAGCTATAGGCTTCAAGCAActggaaaaacaaaatgaagttGAGTTGAAACAAATACAAGAACAAAATATCCTTAGAATCATGATCTTAGAAGTGATCAAGTCGGAGTAGGATCGACAGAAGCAAGAGTTGTCAACTCCTTGACTTGATTGAAGATTGACATATATTTATGGTGAAGAACCACCCAGGCTTCAATTCCGTCACCATTTCTAGTCTCTATCAACCAAATCCTATTCCAAACCGATCCATCCATGGATTCATTGATGGAGTCGCATCTACTGAACCACAGTGGTTTTCCCCATCCGAAATCAACACCGTAAAGATTATTACCACATAGGCTGGAGATGGGCAAAATATCAAATTCTGGAGAATATTCAGTCcacatattttgaagattCTGGTAATAGCCCGATAACCCTAGGTCACCGCGCATTCGGTTGATGTATTTGTCGTCGATCTTGATTATAGAGTCCCTCATTTTTCTAACTAGTGCTCCCAGTGTAACTTTGTCATCGTTGGTGCTGATCGCCGGTGCTATAGCCAGGAAATTGCCAAAGCACTCCGGAGGAAACGGAGGTTGGGCTCGGCGGCGGAGGTCCACAGTTTGTGTGAGCAATGATGTGGATTTCCCATTTGCAAGAGAGGCATACATGAAACATTTCCAAAGTAAGGCTGACACAACTTCTACTGCTGAGGGGCGTTCCACATCGgatgattttaatttcagtaATGTTATTGCCGATCTCTCAAACACATATCTGTTGGAGATGTTAACTAAACTTTACATATCTTATCTCTTCGTCCAACTCAATATTCTGTATACTTTACATATCTTATCTCTTCATCAAACTCAATATTCtgtattactccatccgtccatcctacaaaatttgtctcatttcactttttaccattttttatagtggaccccttattccactaactcattcgtACTCATCTTTTATTATGAAACTTACGCCATGTTTGGTagggtgataactcatctagggatgGAAATCCACgaacaaaaatgtcatttttgttcatggatttccatccctagatgagttatcacccctaccaaacatgccaagtatgactcatattccactagttttttcaacttacttttcattacatttcttaaaattcgtgtccggtcaaaatgagacaatctttgtgggacagaggtaAATAGGAGCAAGGGAaatttttttgccaaaaatagaacTAACTTAGTTATGTTGGaacttctcaaaataaaaaaaatgactcaattagaacagagggagtacatattaAGGAGTACCACTCTTTTTGTCCACAATTAATtgacactaatttttttttcatcagtccacaattaataattgatactcttactttaattatcattttttcaaaatgaaatgcctcaaCTACAGATTACTTTTGGTAGCAGACCctacaattataaaattaatctataaaagtaggatccatattttactaacttattcaaccaGTTTTCcactatatttcttaatatttgagccaatttaaacaaactcaattaatcatggacggaggaagtattaataCTTGAAGTTGAAAAATTGGTGGAAAAtgctattaaaaataaaattagattgaaactgaaaaaaaaatactccctccgtccata harbors:
- the LOC125220108 gene encoding stemmadenine O-acetyltransferase-like, which translates into the protein MLRENVRPSCPTPENLRRYNFSMLDQIFPPLANPFVLYYPNTTQKINDPDSLRRSLSVILSRFYPLAGRASVEGEFIDCNDAGVPFTIARFRGHNLSELLTNPRPDLLLPCDTDWGAKPGPDSAVMMIQVSYFDCGGFTIGGILWHKLCDGVTMFSVVRSWATAARGGKEAVFPNYIAQYMFPQKEQMPAQLGSHYDIAKIGKSIVRRYVFNKWAISSLKSKVSDVERPSRVEVVVALIWKCFISASFANGKSTSCLTQTLDLRRRAQPPFPQECFGNFLALAPAMSNNDGNVELGALITKMRGSINKIDGEYIDRMRGDGGLMGYYQNLRQQWAEYCDEFDIFPISSLCGLNIYDIDFGWGKPVWCSKCDASNDSEIGSVWNRVWLLDTQNGDGIEVWVILEDIYMSVFHQVQELRALALVDPTPTSHLRSRF
- the LOC125217697 gene encoding stemmadenine O-acetyltransferase-like, with amino-acid sequence MLDQIFPPMALPIALYYPSTPQINDPDSFTHQLKRSLSVILSRFYPLAGRASGDGEFIDCNDASVPFTVARLRGHKLLEHLTNPRPHLLLPCAADWGTNPGPYSAVMLVQVNLFDCGSVAIGAVFWHKVVDGSTLSVVLRSWGEAARGGKEAVYPNYMAQHMFPQKEKMPLQLGSTTDIVNTGKSIVTRYVFERSAITLLKLKSSDVERPSAVEVVSALLWKCFMYASLANGKSTSLLTQTVDLRRRAQPPFPPECFGNFLAIAPAISTNDDKVTLGALVRKMRDSIIKIDDKYINRMRGDLGLSGYYQNLQNMWTEYSPEFDILPISSLCGNNLYGVDFGWGKPLWFSRCDSINESMDGSVWNRIWLIETRNGDGIEAWVVLHHKYMSIFNQVKELTTLASVDPTPT